In Hippoglossus hippoglossus isolate fHipHip1 chromosome 24, fHipHip1.pri, whole genome shotgun sequence, a single genomic region encodes these proteins:
- the si:dkey-71h2.2 gene encoding low density lipoprotein receptor adapter protein 1 isoform X2, translated as MDALKSAGRAIIKSPGVPRHTWGTSKHEKLPENWTDTKETLLEGMVFNVKYLGMTLVGQPKGEDMASAAIHRIVTTARASAKKFRKVTLTVSPKGIVITDTETTDLIENVSIYRISYCTADKTQDKVFAYVSQSQFNETLECHAFLCQKRKIAQAVTLTVAQAFKVALDLWEVAQEGKSKKTRPCCSCAPSNTPTETTDSQCVPAAAHKPVRMEERLRSRPFFSAALSSLSPRSNPTRRRPIKHDSWDVEDGLDDAFSSNMEVEMDTDWPSPAPNPSLTMQL; from the exons AGCTGCCAGAGAACTGGACGGACACCAAGGAGACGTTGCTGGAGGGGATGGTGTTCAACGTGAAGTACCTGGGTATGACACTGGTGGGCCAGCCCAAAGGAGAGGACATGGCTTCTGCTGCCATTCACAGAATCGTCACCACG GCCAGAGCCAGTGCCAAGAAGTTTCGGAAAGTGACCCTGACAGTGTCACCGAAAGGCATCgtcatcacagacacagagaccacagacCTCATTGAGAACGTCTCCATATACAG AATCTCGTACTGCACAGCAGATAAAACTCAGGACAAGGTCTTTGCGTACGTCTCCCAGAGTCAGTTCAACGAGACACTGGAGTGCCACGCTTTCCTCTGCCAGAAGAGGAAGATT gCTCAGGCTGTGACATTAACAGTGGCCCAGGCCTTTAAAGTGGCTCTGGATCTTTGGGAGGTTGCTCAGGAAG GCAAAAGCAAGAAGACCAGGCCCTGCTGCTCCTGTGCACCAAGCAACACGCCGACAGAGACAACAGACAGTCAGTGTGTTCCAGCAG CGGCCCACAAGCCTGTCCGGATGGAGGAGAGACTCCGGTCTCGGCCTTTCTTCTCCGCCGCACTCAGCTCGCTCTCACCTCGTAGTAACCCCACACGAAGGCGGCCGATCAAACATGACTCCTGG GATGTGGAGGATGGACTCGATGATGCGTTCTCAAG CAACATGGAAGTAGAGATGGACACCG aCTGGCCGAGTCCCGCTCCGAACCCGTCTCTGACGATGCAGCTCTGA
- the si:dkey-71h2.2 gene encoding low density lipoprotein receptor adapter protein 1 isoform X1 — MDALKSAGRAIIKSPGVPRHTWGTSKHEKLPENWTDTKETLLEGMVFNVKYLGMTLVGQPKGEDMASAAIHRIVTTARASAKKFRKVTLTVSPKGIVITDTETTDLIENVSIYRISYCTADKTQDKVFAYVSQSQFNETLECHAFLCQKRKIAQAVTLTVAQAFKVALDLWEVAQEGKSKKTRPCCSCAPSNTPTETTDSQCVPAAAHKPVRMEERLRSRPFFSAALSSLSPRSNPTRRRPIKHDSWDVEDGLDDAFSRLAESRSEPVSDDAALSPQDVCTEDL; from the exons AGCTGCCAGAGAACTGGACGGACACCAAGGAGACGTTGCTGGAGGGGATGGTGTTCAACGTGAAGTACCTGGGTATGACACTGGTGGGCCAGCCCAAAGGAGAGGACATGGCTTCTGCTGCCATTCACAGAATCGTCACCACG GCCAGAGCCAGTGCCAAGAAGTTTCGGAAAGTGACCCTGACAGTGTCACCGAAAGGCATCgtcatcacagacacagagaccacagacCTCATTGAGAACGTCTCCATATACAG AATCTCGTACTGCACAGCAGATAAAACTCAGGACAAGGTCTTTGCGTACGTCTCCCAGAGTCAGTTCAACGAGACACTGGAGTGCCACGCTTTCCTCTGCCAGAAGAGGAAGATT gCTCAGGCTGTGACATTAACAGTGGCCCAGGCCTTTAAAGTGGCTCTGGATCTTTGGGAGGTTGCTCAGGAAG GCAAAAGCAAGAAGACCAGGCCCTGCTGCTCCTGTGCACCAAGCAACACGCCGACAGAGACAACAGACAGTCAGTGTGTTCCAGCAG CGGCCCACAAGCCTGTCCGGATGGAGGAGAGACTCCGGTCTCGGCCTTTCTTCTCCGCCGCACTCAGCTCGCTCTCACCTCGTAGTAACCCCACACGAAGGCGGCCGATCAAACATGACTCCTGG GATGTGGAGGATGGACTCGATGATGCGTTCTCAAG aCTGGCCGAGTCCCGCTCCGAACCCGTCTCTGACGATGCAGCTCTGAGTCCCCAGGACGTCTGCACAGAGGATCTGTAG